Proteins encoded together in one Sphingobium sp. MI1205 window:
- a CDS encoding enoyl-CoA hydratase/isomerase family protein, producing the protein MSGSDDINPLVRIERENGIAVITLSNPEKGNALSVDMAEALLLRVEEAAEDSTIRSVLMTAEGRFFCVGGDVRSIGAAGDDVGALLDRITTPLHRAIETLLHMEKPLVVAVNGPVAGGGLGLAAVGDIVLASEAAHFSMAYAGIGFSPDGAATWLLPRLIGLRRTQELAYANRRLTSAEAASLGLVTRSVPDKDLRQEGREMAERLARGPVGAFAAARRLLLSSDCATAKAQMDLEARSVRAQAMGAEGREGVSAFLGKRQPEFAALP; encoded by the coding sequence ATGAGCGGCAGCGACGACATCAATCCCCTGGTGCGGATCGAACGAGAAAACGGGATCGCGGTGATAACCCTTTCCAATCCCGAAAAGGGAAATGCGCTGAGTGTCGACATGGCTGAAGCGCTGCTCCTACGGGTGGAGGAAGCGGCTGAAGATAGTACGATCCGATCCGTCTTGATGACGGCCGAGGGGCGCTTCTTCTGTGTCGGCGGCGATGTCAGGAGCATTGGCGCGGCCGGAGACGATGTGGGCGCGCTGCTGGATCGGATCACCACTCCGTTGCACAGGGCGATCGAGACACTGCTTCATATGGAAAAGCCACTCGTAGTGGCGGTGAACGGGCCCGTCGCGGGCGGAGGGCTTGGTCTCGCCGCGGTCGGCGACATTGTCTTGGCCTCCGAGGCTGCTCATTTCTCAATGGCCTATGCCGGGATAGGCTTCTCGCCGGACGGCGCCGCGACATGGTTACTGCCTCGCCTAATCGGGCTGCGCAGAACCCAGGAGCTCGCCTACGCCAACAGGCGCCTGACGAGCGCCGAGGCAGCATCGCTCGGTCTCGTGACGCGGTCGGTTCCGGACAAAGATCTTCGCCAGGAGGGGCGCGAGATGGCCGAACGTCTTGCTCGCGGTCCTGTGGGAGCTTTTGCTGCGGCACGGCGCCTTCTGCTGTCTTCCGATTGCGCTACCGCGAAGGCCCAGATGGATCTGGAGGCGCGGAGCGTTCGCGCGCAAGCGATGGGGGCGGAAGGTCGAGAAGGCGTATCGGCATTCCTCGGAAAGCGACAACCAGAATTCGCAGCGCTGCCATGA
- a CDS encoding GMC family oxidoreductase — MNDEAIVADYIIVGGGSAGAVLANRLSEDGKTKVLLLEAGGKGRSLIMQVPAGVVQLIGNKEYDWLYAQDPDPTIDNRTFAWSAGRALGGGSAINGMVYVRGTRRDYDRWAEAGATGWGFNDVFPYFLRSETWSGTPSQAHGSHGPLTVAPMRPGFHPLTHTFLKACNELGIPTLAEYQDGQMEGVYLTHGSQRDGWRCSTEKAYLRPARSRSNLEIIVDADVEHVDFEGRLAVGVTFRHKGVERKAKARAEVILSAGAMGTPALLMRSGIGPAGVLLEHGITVRHDAPQVGANLQEHPGVGQNKYVNRPTMNSRMRPIDILGYFLRYAWNRSGPLSAPAVPAMGLVRTRADLDEPNIQFHFMPLGYDMDPNATSWDSKGLPKEQIITLYASVCHPKSRGRVLLNADRRPRIVHRLFDDERDLSTMIEGCRLINQLYHTPSMQALVVADRNPNPIPESDDEWAAFVRAKAALGYHAVGTCRMGSDDGSVLDPALQVRGVQGLRVADASIMPTLPSTNTNATAVMIGEKAADIIANRKIAAQQAVA, encoded by the coding sequence ATGAACGACGAGGCGATAGTTGCCGACTACATCATTGTCGGTGGGGGTAGCGCGGGCGCGGTGCTCGCCAACCGTTTGAGCGAAGACGGAAAAACCAAGGTGCTCTTGCTTGAGGCCGGCGGGAAAGGCCGCTCCCTGATTATGCAAGTTCCTGCCGGTGTCGTGCAGCTCATCGGCAACAAGGAATATGACTGGCTCTACGCCCAGGATCCCGATCCCACCATCGACAACCGGACCTTTGCCTGGTCAGCCGGACGGGCCTTGGGGGGCGGCAGCGCCATCAACGGGATGGTCTATGTCCGCGGAACGCGGCGTGATTATGATCGGTGGGCCGAGGCTGGAGCCACCGGCTGGGGATTCAATGACGTCTTTCCCTATTTTCTCCGGTCCGAGACCTGGTCAGGTACGCCGAGCCAAGCCCATGGTTCACACGGTCCATTGACCGTCGCGCCGATGCGGCCCGGCTTCCATCCACTGACGCACACTTTCCTGAAGGCGTGTAACGAGCTGGGCATTCCAACGCTCGCCGAATATCAGGACGGCCAGATGGAGGGGGTATATCTCACTCACGGCTCGCAGCGTGACGGTTGGCGCTGCAGCACGGAAAAGGCCTATCTTCGTCCCGCCCGCTCGCGCAGCAATCTGGAGATTATCGTCGACGCCGATGTCGAGCATGTCGACTTCGAGGGTCGACTGGCGGTTGGGGTAACCTTCCGGCACAAGGGTGTCGAGCGCAAGGCGAAGGCGCGCGCCGAAGTCATTCTCTCGGCAGGCGCCATGGGTACACCCGCCTTATTGATGCGTTCCGGCATCGGACCCGCCGGCGTCCTGCTGGAGCACGGGATAACTGTTCGGCACGACGCACCACAGGTGGGTGCCAACCTTCAAGAGCATCCCGGCGTAGGCCAGAACAAATATGTAAATCGTCCGACGATGAACAGCCGGATGCGTCCGATCGACATTCTTGGCTATTTTCTACGCTACGCCTGGAACCGCAGCGGCCCCCTTTCCGCGCCGGCTGTGCCCGCGATGGGATTGGTCCGAACGCGCGCTGATCTGGATGAGCCGAACATCCAATTCCATTTCATGCCGCTGGGCTACGATATGGACCCCAACGCGACCTCCTGGGATTCGAAAGGACTGCCGAAAGAACAAATCATCACGCTTTACGCATCGGTTTGCCATCCGAAGAGTCGTGGCAGGGTGCTGCTCAATGCGGATCGTCGTCCGCGAATTGTCCATCGCCTCTTCGACGATGAGCGCGATCTCAGCACGATGATCGAGGGTTGTAGACTGATCAACCAGCTCTATCACACCCCGTCCATGCAGGCGCTTGTGGTCGCCGACCGCAATCCCAACCCGATACCGGAGAGCGACGACGAGTGGGCGGCGTTCGTGCGGGCCAAAGCGGCCCTCGGATATCATGCTGTCGGAACATGTCGCATGGGTAGCGACGACGGATCAGTGCTCGATCCCGCACTGCAGGTCCGTGGCGTGCAAGGTCTCCGTGTGGCCGATGCGTCGATCATGCCGACGCTGCCGAGCACCAACACCAATGCCACGGCCGTCATGATTGGAGAAAAGGCAGCCGACATCATCGCGAACAGAAAGATCGCAGCCCAACAGGCGGTCGCTTAA
- a CDS encoding AMP-binding protein, with product MAIFPLAEIPARGAALHGHDAWAIRHGDDVISWGDLADRATRRAHALRAAGVEPGDLVTLALPNGSAFYELMFALWTIGATPHVVSYRLPLAELQAIVAVAGPRMVIASDEALRRAFGAQPADFGRGHADTTPLEAVIAPRWKAMSSGGSTGRPKIIVAPGPNTFDTERKPPLRFPADGPILATGPVYHNMPVTTNIQALSEGHSVIGMTRFDPEEALRLIETFGIKWTSFVPTMMMRISRLPKEVRDKYDVSSLETVWHWAAPMPPELKQEWIDWIGPEKIWELYGGTEGIVTTILNGVEWLAHRGSVGRALLDKIKIVDEAGNELPRGEVGEIFALPAGGRGSTYSYIGADARVTDDGFETLGDFGWMDQEGYLYIADRRTDMIVSGGANIFPAEVEGALMAHPGVQGAVVIGLPDSDFGAATHAIIQPTDGAQGHLTSDELLSFLRERLVAYKLPRSFEFVTDMLRDDAGKVRRQQLREARIAPSNDGESDPRSAVA from the coding sequence ATGGCCATATTTCCACTGGCTGAGATACCCGCGCGCGGCGCGGCGCTGCACGGGCATGATGCATGGGCGATCCGGCACGGCGACGATGTGATAAGCTGGGGAGACTTGGCCGATCGCGCGACGCGGCGCGCCCATGCGCTGCGCGCTGCCGGCGTAGAACCGGGCGACCTTGTTACGCTGGCGCTGCCGAACGGGTCGGCATTTTACGAACTGATGTTCGCGCTATGGACGATCGGGGCGACGCCGCACGTCGTGTCTTATCGCCTGCCGCTGGCGGAGCTTCAGGCGATTGTAGCCGTGGCTGGGCCCAGGATGGTGATTGCTTCCGACGAGGCGTTGCGGAGAGCTTTCGGCGCACAGCCGGCCGATTTCGGCCGGGGTCACGCCGATACCACCCCTCTGGAAGCTGTCATTGCGCCGCGCTGGAAGGCCATGTCTTCGGGTGGCTCTACCGGCCGTCCGAAGATTATCGTGGCCCCTGGGCCAAATACCTTCGACACCGAGCGCAAGCCGCCCCTTCGGTTTCCGGCGGATGGCCCCATCCTCGCCACGGGTCCGGTCTACCACAACATGCCCGTGACGACGAACATTCAGGCCCTGTCCGAAGGCCATTCCGTCATCGGGATGACGAGGTTCGATCCGGAAGAGGCGCTTCGCCTGATCGAGACGTTCGGCATAAAATGGACAAGCTTCGTGCCGACGATGATGATGCGGATATCGCGTCTGCCGAAGGAAGTGCGCGATAAGTACGATGTCTCTTCATTGGAAACCGTGTGGCATTGGGCCGCACCGATGCCGCCAGAACTCAAACAGGAATGGATCGACTGGATTGGTCCCGAGAAAATCTGGGAGCTTTATGGCGGGACGGAAGGGATCGTCACAACCATCCTGAATGGCGTTGAATGGCTGGCGCACCGCGGCTCGGTCGGACGCGCGCTCCTCGACAAGATCAAGATCGTCGATGAGGCGGGGAACGAGCTGCCCCGCGGCGAGGTGGGCGAGATCTTTGCCCTTCCGGCCGGAGGCCGGGGCTCGACATATAGTTACATCGGCGCCGACGCGCGCGTGACGGATGATGGGTTCGAAACCTTGGGCGATTTCGGCTGGATGGATCAAGAGGGATACCTCTATATCGCCGACCGTCGCACGGACATGATCGTGTCCGGGGGTGCGAACATCTTTCCTGCCGAGGTCGAGGGCGCACTGATGGCCCACCCTGGCGTGCAGGGAGCCGTTGTGATCGGCCTTCCGGACAGCGATTTCGGCGCTGCCACCCACGCCATTATTCAGCCAACCGACGGGGCACAGGGACATCTCACGTCTGACGAGCTCCTTTCCTTCCTGCGCGAGAGACTGGTGGCCTACAAGCTCCCGCGAAGCTTCGAGTTCGTAACCGATATGCTGCGCGACGACGCGGGCAAGGTTCGGCGACAGCAACTTCGCGAGGCCCGCATTGCGCCCAGCAACGACGGCGAATCCGATCCCCGTTCCGCGGTGGCCTGA
- a CDS encoding enoyl-CoA hydratase, with the protein MSVGRAEVFETILVEKVSTDVVRIALNRPESRNAQNAAMLYELNTAFNEAARDDAVKVIILAAHGKHFSSGHDLRVPDFVAEMAPWDPVGTWCGFGCAGAEGRMGIEKEMFLGLSERWRNIPKVTIAQVQGKAISGGLMLIWPCDIIIAAEDAEFADNTGEIGVAGAEFFNHPWELGVRKAKEMLFTSDFIGAHEAHRLGMVNHVVPNEELQSFTEAMAKKIARKPSFTLKLLKEAVNAAQDAQGRVNAMGTSFALHQLSHSHNEQVFGLPIDPTGLPASVKDKAAWKGKPASE; encoded by the coding sequence ATGAGCGTTGGCCGAGCAGAGGTGTTTGAAACGATACTCGTCGAGAAGGTGTCGACCGACGTAGTACGGATCGCGCTCAATCGGCCCGAGAGCCGCAATGCCCAAAATGCGGCCATGCTTTATGAGCTCAACACGGCTTTCAACGAGGCAGCCCGGGACGACGCGGTCAAGGTGATCATCCTGGCCGCACACGGCAAGCATTTCTCCTCGGGACACGATCTTCGCGTGCCGGATTTCGTCGCGGAAATGGCCCCTTGGGATCCGGTCGGAACCTGGTGCGGGTTCGGCTGCGCAGGGGCGGAAGGCCGCATGGGGATCGAGAAGGAAATGTTCCTGGGGCTCTCCGAGCGCTGGCGCAACATTCCCAAGGTCACGATCGCCCAGGTGCAGGGAAAGGCCATTTCCGGGGGGCTGATGCTCATCTGGCCCTGCGACATCATCATCGCAGCCGAAGATGCGGAGTTCGCGGATAACACCGGCGAAATCGGTGTCGCGGGGGCGGAGTTTTTCAATCACCCTTGGGAGCTTGGTGTCCGCAAAGCCAAGGAAATGCTGTTCACCAGCGATTTCATCGGTGCACATGAAGCTCATCGCCTGGGAATGGTGAACCATGTGGTTCCCAACGAGGAGCTGCAAAGCTTTACCGAGGCGATGGCGAAGAAGATCGCCAGAAAGCCATCCTTCACGCTGAAGCTGCTGAAGGAAGCCGTTAACGCAGCACAGGACGCGCAAGGACGCGTGAATGCGATGGGGACGAGTTTCGCGCTGCATCAATTGAGCCATTCTCACAATGAGCAGGTTTTTGGCTTGCCGATTGACCCGACGGGACTGCCGGCCAGCGTGAAGGACAAGGCGGCCTGGAAGGGCAAGCCCGCGTCGGAGTGA
- a CDS encoding enoyl-CoA hydratase/isomerase family protein, with translation MSERPEYFDKYKTLKFERSDDGVLVVQWHSNDGPVLYGAEHHSEWAPAFTDIGGDRGNRVVVFTGTGDVFIDRHGEWGVPIKTPSNFDVPAWGEKMMFRRLFEIEAPLICACNGPALIHGELMVLGDINLASTTAVYADEGHFTAGEVPGDGVHILWQELLGTNRGKYFLLTGQHIDAHEAQRLGVVNEVLNPEDLMPRALELAHQMATYDDLTLRYTRQCFVDRWKQLFNDQVGVGYGMALQALSHMDRGWMVWDKSNEGQETFSKLQRLYPKDQADAGAGRKRDAA, from the coding sequence ATGAGCGAGCGTCCTGAATATTTCGACAAGTACAAGACCCTCAAGTTCGAGCGGTCGGATGATGGTGTTCTTGTCGTACAGTGGCACAGTAATGACGGACCGGTGCTCTACGGCGCGGAACATCACTCCGAATGGGCCCCGGCTTTCACCGATATCGGTGGAGACCGCGGCAATCGGGTCGTCGTATTCACCGGCACGGGAGACGTCTTCATTGACCGCCATGGTGAGTGGGGCGTGCCTATCAAGACCCCCAGCAATTTCGACGTGCCCGCATGGGGCGAAAAGATGATGTTCCGTCGGCTTTTCGAAATCGAAGCGCCTTTGATTTGTGCCTGCAACGGCCCCGCGTTGATCCACGGCGAACTGATGGTCCTCGGCGACATCAATCTCGCATCGACGACCGCAGTCTATGCCGACGAGGGCCATTTCACGGCCGGCGAGGTTCCGGGCGATGGTGTGCATATCCTGTGGCAGGAACTGCTCGGGACGAATCGGGGCAAATATTTCCTGCTGACGGGCCAGCATATCGATGCTCACGAGGCGCAGCGTCTCGGTGTGGTCAACGAGGTGCTGAACCCGGAGGATCTCATGCCTCGCGCCCTGGAGCTTGCCCACCAGATGGCGACCTATGACGATCTCACGCTCCGCTACACGCGGCAGTGCTTCGTGGATCGCTGGAAACAGCTCTTCAACGATCAGGTCGGCGTCGGTTACGGCATGGCGTTGCAGGCCCTCTCCCACATGGACCGTGGTTGGATGGTCTGGGACAAGAGCAATGAGGGTCAGGAGACCTTCTCCAAGCTGCAGCGGCTCTATCCCAAGGACCAGGCGGACGCGGGCGCCGGACGGAAGCGCGACGCCGCCTGA
- a CDS encoding glucose 1-dehydrogenase, translating to MNWSGRVALITGAGSGIGRSTAQEFAALGAKVAILDRDEGAGSETLEAILRAGGEAIFLPTDVTSEDSVAASVAETVSRFGRLDAAYNNAGISPDTGTTVDCSRERWDQIFAVNVTGVWLCMKHEIEAMLKTGGGAIMNTGSVSSLRAAPQLPAYVASKHALIGLTKVTALEYAKQNIRVNIICPGVIETPMLAKKAAEGFFSIDQYVQSSVPMNRAGRPDEIASAVIWACSEAASYLTGATLSVDGGMVIA from the coding sequence ATGAATTGGAGCGGCCGCGTTGCCCTCATTACCGGCGCCGGTAGCGGAATTGGCCGGTCCACCGCACAGGAGTTTGCGGCGCTGGGCGCGAAAGTGGCTATCCTCGATCGTGACGAGGGTGCCGGCAGTGAAACGCTGGAGGCCATTCTTCGCGCTGGCGGCGAGGCGATCTTCTTGCCCACCGACGTCACCAGTGAGGACTCGGTAGCTGCGTCGGTGGCCGAAACCGTCAGCCGGTTCGGTCGGCTGGACGCGGCATACAACAATGCCGGAATATCGCCTGACACTGGCACCACCGTGGACTGCTCGCGGGAGCGTTGGGATCAGATATTCGCCGTGAATGTGACCGGCGTGTGGCTGTGCATGAAGCACGAGATCGAAGCCATGCTCAAGACCGGCGGTGGTGCGATCATGAACACGGGATCCGTGTCATCGCTTCGGGCAGCGCCGCAATTGCCCGCCTATGTGGCGAGCAAGCATGCCTTGATCGGTCTGACCAAGGTTACGGCTCTCGAATATGCCAAGCAGAACATCCGGGTGAACATTATATGTCCCGGCGTCATAGAAACACCGATGCTCGCAAAGAAAGCTGCCGAGGGTTTCTTCAGCATCGATCAATATGTCCAGTCGTCCGTGCCGATGAATAGGGCGGGAAGACCTGATGAAATCGCTTCGGCCGTCATATGGGCATGTTCGGAAGCAGCCTCTTACCTGACTGGAGCGACCCTCTCAGTCGATGGCGGAATGGTAATCGCCTGA
- a CDS encoding TauD/TfdA dioxygenase family protein: protein MSVKSATKITKIQPFGVEVDLDLRDEKNDDEVARLFKEYGYLVFREQELTQDQQKRVMSKLGPVLEDFTTVGYVSNTRKDGLLGDSEVSFHLDFLYTPVPLLGISLHGIEVPYEETWTRFASGRLALEALAPATRERLRGLKGLNLFSASEEGLTGRQRIEGYPENAPRAEHPLIHRDPITGQEVLYATQQNTALVIGLSEAESEDLLSELHVHLYADSNIYEHRWRNGDIVIWANQAYHHARGGLVPGKTRTLQRVCITDGMAEDYRPPIPDDRLPEHMRK from the coding sequence ATGTCTGTCAAATCGGCAACGAAGATTACGAAGATCCAGCCATTCGGCGTCGAGGTCGATCTCGACCTGAGGGACGAGAAGAATGACGACGAGGTCGCTCGCCTGTTTAAGGAATATGGCTATCTCGTGTTCCGTGAGCAGGAGCTGACGCAGGATCAGCAAAAACGGGTGATGTCCAAGCTGGGCCCGGTCCTGGAAGATTTCACGACTGTCGGTTATGTCTCGAACACGCGCAAGGACGGTCTTCTGGGCGACTCTGAGGTCTCGTTCCATCTGGACTTCCTGTACACGCCGGTGCCGCTTCTGGGCATATCCCTCCACGGTATCGAAGTCCCGTACGAGGAAACCTGGACGCGCTTCGCAAGCGGCCGGCTGGCGCTCGAGGCGCTTGCGCCGGCGACCAGGGAACGTCTGCGGGGCCTGAAGGGCCTCAACCTCTTTTCCGCGAGCGAGGAAGGGTTGACCGGCCGCCAGCGCATTGAGGGTTATCCGGAAAATGCTCCGCGGGCCGAACACCCTCTCATTCATCGCGATCCCATCACGGGCCAGGAGGTGCTTTACGCGACCCAGCAGAACACCGCTCTCGTCATCGGTCTGAGCGAAGCCGAAAGCGAGGATCTGCTCTCCGAGCTGCACGTGCACCTCTATGCGGACTCGAATATCTACGAACATCGCTGGCGCAACGGCGACATCGTGATCTGGGCGAACCAGGCCTATCATCACGCTCGCGGCGGACTTGTTCCCGGCAAAACCCGCACCCTCCAGCGTGTCTGCATCACCGACGGAATGGCCGAAGATTATCGCCCCCCCATCCCCGATGACCGTCTGCCCGAGCACATGCGCAAGTAA
- a CDS encoding diflavin oxidoreductase: protein MTLSESTFEPQRGQGDTLGEPHVAYANGGQSSDGNVPSGHVTILFATETGASEEVAKALGKAIDQNGLTSRVMDMADADISELGETEIALFVASTTGDGDAPYAAESFFAALGAAEAGSLGHLRYAVLALGDSTYEHFCAAGRRLDTSLAALGAKRILDRIDCDIDYEEPAAEWRAAVLQAIVQKPLALQDALGPSGPAAARREKYRLIEGVVVDSRVLTGPGSSKATRHLALELPELADAAYEPGDALGVIVENDPALIDAVLEAGGLNAKAIVTLKGESLPLDEALRLYLDIAAVTPRFLGAWGAASHNDMLAGVALAPDAGERTALMRNHHIVDIMRRYPAASLDAQIFVEMLRPLQPRLYSIASSLKASPRQVHLTIAPVSYSLWGEQRRGVATGQLCERTPIGSRLQVYVHSNAHFRLPAAGVPIIMIGAGTGVAPYLGFLQERAAQDGAGRSWLVFGERNRATDFLYEEELSAFLRSGVLTRLDTAFSRDEMNKVYVQHRLLEQSGELCRWIADGAHIFVCGDAANMAPDVHRALVCALRDGMGITDSAAEALLGTLQSEGRYQRDVY, encoded by the coding sequence GTGACGCTCAGCGAAAGCACTTTCGAGCCGCAGCGAGGTCAAGGCGACACTCTTGGGGAGCCCCATGTTGCGTATGCCAATGGCGGGCAGAGCAGCGATGGCAATGTGCCCTCGGGCCATGTGACGATATTGTTCGCGACTGAGACCGGGGCCAGCGAGGAGGTCGCGAAAGCTCTCGGCAAGGCGATCGACCAGAACGGGTTGACGTCGCGCGTCATGGATATGGCCGACGCGGACATCTCCGAACTGGGGGAGACGGAGATCGCCCTGTTCGTCGCCAGCACGACGGGTGATGGTGATGCGCCTTATGCCGCGGAAAGTTTCTTTGCTGCGCTCGGCGCCGCTGAAGCCGGATCGCTCGGACATCTGCGCTATGCCGTGCTGGCCCTCGGCGATTCGACTTATGAGCACTTCTGCGCAGCGGGGCGTCGTCTGGACACTTCCCTCGCGGCGCTGGGCGCAAAACGGATTTTGGACCGGATAGATTGCGACATCGACTATGAGGAACCGGCTGCCGAGTGGCGCGCGGCGGTTCTCCAAGCGATCGTGCAGAAGCCTTTGGCGTTGCAGGATGCTCTCGGCCCCAGCGGGCCGGCGGCAGCGCGACGCGAAAAATATCGGCTGATCGAAGGCGTCGTGGTCGACAGCCGCGTTCTGACGGGTCCAGGCTCCAGCAAGGCGACGCGGCACCTGGCTCTCGAGCTGCCTGAGCTGGCGGACGCGGCTTATGAACCCGGCGATGCCCTTGGCGTCATCGTCGAGAACGATCCGGCGCTGATCGATGCGGTCCTTGAAGCGGGCGGGCTCAATGCCAAAGCAATCGTTACGCTCAAGGGGGAGTCCCTTCCACTTGATGAAGCGCTTCGCCTTTATCTGGACATCGCCGCAGTGACACCCCGCTTTCTGGGGGCCTGGGGCGCAGCATCGCACAATGACATGCTCGCCGGCGTCGCGCTCGCTCCCGACGCGGGCGAACGAACCGCGCTGATGCGCAACCATCATATCGTCGATATCATGCGGAGATATCCTGCCGCTTCTCTCGACGCTCAGATCTTTGTCGAAATGCTTCGGCCTTTGCAGCCCCGGCTCTATTCGATTGCGTCCAGCCTCAAGGCGTCGCCTCGGCAAGTGCATCTGACCATAGCGCCTGTATCCTATTCCCTTTGGGGTGAGCAGCGCCGTGGCGTCGCAACCGGGCAGCTTTGCGAACGGACCCCGATCGGCTCTCGGCTTCAGGTCTATGTGCATTCCAACGCGCATTTCCGGCTGCCGGCGGCGGGCGTTCCCATCATCATGATCGGAGCTGGCACCGGTGTCGCCCCCTATCTCGGCTTTCTACAGGAACGCGCCGCGCAGGACGGTGCTGGCCGGTCCTGGCTCGTCTTCGGCGAACGAAATCGCGCGACGGATTTCCTGTACGAGGAAGAGCTGAGTGCGTTTCTTCGATCGGGCGTGCTGACGAGGCTCGATACGGCTTTCTCCCGCGACGAGATGAACAAGGTTTACGTCCAGCACCGGCTGCTGGAGCAAAGCGGCGAACTGTGCCGGTGGATCGCCGACGGGGCTCATATCTTTGTCTGCGGCGACGCTGCGAACATGGCGCCGGACGTTCATCGCGCCCTCGTCTGCGCCCTTCGCGACGGCATGGGCATCACGGACTCTGCCGCCGAGGCACTCCTGGGAACACTGCAAAGTGAGGGTCGGTACCAACGGGATGTCTACTGA
- a CDS encoding Rieske (2Fe-2S) protein, whose protein sequence is MNKVEILKVSDLPPGEMRKVEVGHRTLCVAHIENHGFRAIDDRCTHEDESLSEGWICGDSVECPAHSSRFSFLTGEVTGVPAWIPVKVYDVEVENDTIYVTFDDVEAASA, encoded by the coding sequence ATGAACAAGGTGGAAATCCTCAAAGTCAGTGACCTTCCGCCCGGCGAGATGCGCAAGGTCGAAGTTGGCCATCGCACGCTCTGCGTCGCGCACATCGAGAATCACGGATTCCGCGCGATCGATGATCGGTGCACCCATGAGGATGAGTCTCTGAGCGAGGGCTGGATCTGCGGAGACAGCGTCGAGTGCCCCGCGCACAGTTCCCGTTTCAGCTTCCTGACGGGCGAGGTGACCGGCGTGCCGGCATGGATCCCCGTCAAGGTCTATGACGTCGAGGTCGAGAACGACACGATTTATGTGACGTTCGACGATGTCGAGGCGGCGTCCGCGTGA
- a CDS encoding cytochrome P450, whose amino-acid sequence MTIDTLDTMQTVLRSKAVEENADVSADNYVCPSALAEINVREFQQGNLAMSNGDVHRQRRRLLNSLVRPEQLVRFREDIILPSVDRWMGRAVKRNEEGAFGCDLAGVVELIFLEFAAKIIGIEGVESEEGMARLRGCALPIFGGLSAAHFEDREGVTTAGIEAKKVFVEEFYRPSLEHTRRQLQRLAAGELTEDDVPLNLLQMIATQAHETYADEDVGIKEAILFFVATTGTSVQAVLSTVEYLLDWFEKYPADRACIEDMEFVSNALQEALRLRAPFVPFLTRLAVDDLDAGDVQLKAGDEVQAWVARAGRDRAIFGDDANEFNPRREIPEGISRYGLAFATGAHQCLGLRAVLGNDGKSGSHLKLVQGLFRAGIRRDPKLQAQTLPLKASDDPRDQIPTYISFPVILDNWSARA is encoded by the coding sequence GTGACGATCGACACGCTTGATACCATGCAGACAGTCCTTCGCTCCAAGGCGGTCGAGGAAAATGCCGACGTGTCGGCCGACAATTATGTTTGCCCGAGCGCCCTTGCCGAAATCAACGTCCGCGAGTTCCAGCAAGGCAACCTCGCCATGAGCAATGGCGACGTCCATCGTCAAAGAAGGCGCCTGCTCAATTCGTTGGTACGGCCCGAACAGCTCGTGCGCTTTCGCGAGGATATCATTCTTCCGTCGGTCGATCGGTGGATGGGTCGCGCGGTCAAGCGCAACGAGGAAGGGGCGTTCGGCTGCGACCTGGCTGGGGTGGTCGAGCTCATTTTCCTGGAGTTCGCGGCAAAGATCATCGGCATCGAAGGCGTCGAGTCCGAAGAAGGGATGGCCCGCCTTCGCGGGTGCGCCCTGCCGATTTTCGGCGGCCTTAGTGCGGCGCATTTCGAAGATCGTGAAGGTGTCACGACTGCCGGGATCGAAGCGAAGAAGGTCTTCGTGGAGGAGTTTTATCGACCGTCACTGGAGCACACGCGTCGGCAGCTGCAAAGACTGGCGGCGGGCGAACTGACAGAAGACGACGTGCCGCTCAATCTTCTGCAGATGATCGCGACACAGGCCCATGAAACCTACGCCGATGAGGATGTCGGCATCAAGGAGGCTATCCTCTTCTTCGTTGCGACGACCGGGACCAGTGTTCAGGCGGTGCTCTCTACCGTCGAGTATCTGCTCGACTGGTTCGAAAAATATCCGGCCGATCGGGCCTGCATCGAAGACATGGAATTCGTCAGCAACGCGCTGCAGGAGGCCTTGCGCCTGCGTGCCCCCTTCGTTCCGTTCCTTACCCGCTTGGCGGTCGACGACCTCGATGCCGGTGATGTCCAGCTGAAGGCTGGTGACGAAGTCCAGGCATGGGTGGCGCGAGCCGGCCGAGATCGCGCGATCTTTGGCGACGATGCCAATGAATTCAATCCGCGGCGCGAGATTCCCGAAGGTATAAGCAGGTATGGCCTCGCCTTTGCAACCGGCGCCCATCAATGCCTCGGCTTGCGTGCCGTGCTCGGCAACGACGGCAAGAGCGGCAGCCATCTGAAGCTCGTCCAGGGTTTGTTCCGTGCAGGGATCAGGCGCGATCCCAAGCTTCAGGCACAGACCTTGCCGCTCAAGGCCTCCGACGATCCAAGGGACCAGATCCCCACGTACATCTCCTTCCCCGTCATTCTCGACAACTGGAGCGCGCGCGCATGA